From a region of the Fusarium verticillioides 7600 chromosome 9, whole genome shotgun sequence genome:
- a CDS encoding hypothetical protein (At least one base has a quality score < 10) translates to MSKCNSDGSGGRGRLTPTAQTSIRSAKPPLVLLAQWDADLVIKEIFSHALEHTTNRFLHRIRDLLIHVSPKSKQQVEEDLETLVNDIWEGTTAIHYAAAQPGAALEVLLPFARNIDLPDNDGSTPLILAAVRGHCRSVRVLLKAGAKVDAVDPWNQTALFTAVDVGAVDVVRTLLEFGADPNISSINGHSPLALATGKNSSEMVEILLEFSADLDAPAFDGKPIPFLASWMGSTDALEILVRHIDVDQVWRNERLIHMACFKGWKGVVDKLIEKHANLNDPPRDLPKASPVALAVESGHSDILRALLAAGAAVECPVKGMSSPLHIAVAAQNLLGCELLLDAGCQVNAEDKDGSTALSIAADLNDLDMVECLISHGADPSRPDYETPLHIAVDWGNFDMVEIILSSRFFSDIDAKGEKGFTALGIAATTGRLDIVSMLLDHGADPNMRTGPHNSGAPLHIAANKGHRSIVIELLKRGADPYPETTKKSSAFHAACIGGWLDVMETFLEVVDNVGELVNFEWGWAGTPLKAAASGGRLDAVKLLLSKGADPNKQLQSKINKGQTIIHAAAGGGNTQVLEVILGAVDDSSLEIRDRAQRTPLWYACVEGHEDMVKYLLERGASTDVIFDDGENIIPTIVSGGSERNLKLVLEKNPDLDTDCILADGETPLFKAVYCGHGKIVSILLERGADVNSRSKYGNVPVFGAITNRQNETLRILLEHESIDLTQRDSFDRTALQIALQSGTSLMPAMVLGAAKDSDVETILTENRDMYGLNAYDLTRPEANNPAPFDRCVEGVRQDAQRLLDDFDLHGVRWERLGKFLLQLGSYSFAQIALQRSARVVETTPLVLKHDNYCDMCLDTIAGPRYVCCTCCTVDLCGVCARRDKKPGNRTWTCDYHSFLAINLPKIQGPDVMLRTEVDFHVPSRLSPIEEVESETSQGWTEADGNEYFREPPSLLDDEDAQDDVSLSSGDTSNSHTMAIEPISTQSSTAVTSYSFNDGELLDNATNKSRVLAKEEWSDRTEDELREFLEAVLKTFTTYQTPNGISKWNFSADGWTLRYKDDALKYTWVEGDENAKLIPSVREWTPLQPLTEAYYYLSGLSYLMADVPLYLVATGLAFHGYEDEALKRRKRLQRLHHKVIFPVRRHGEVVV, encoded by the coding sequence ATGAGCAAATGTAACTCTGACGGATCTGGAGGCCGCGGGCGATTGACCCCCACGGCTCAAACTTCCATTCGATCAGCAAAACCACCCTTGGTGTTGCTCGCTCAGTGGGACGCGGATCTTGTGATCAAAGAGATCTTCTCTCACGCCCTAGAACATACCACAAACCGCTTCCTTCACAGAATCCGTGATCTTCTTATTCATGTTTCCCCGAAGTCAAAGCAACAGGTCGAAGAAGACCTAGAGACACTTGTCAACGACATATGGGAAGGCACTACAGCAATACACTATGCTGCAGCCCAGCCGGGGGCAGCTTTGGAGGTGCTTCTGCCTTTCGCAAGGAATATAGACCTGCCAGATAATGACGGGTCAACACCTTTGATCCTTGCCGCAGTCCGTGGCCATTGCCGGAGCGTGCGGGTTCTCCTCAAGGCCGGCGCCAAGGTAGATGCTGTTGATCCATGGAACCAAACGGCATTGTTCACCGCGGTTGATGTTGGCGCAGTGGATGTTGTTCGAACACTGCTTGAGTTTGGGGCCGACCCTAACATTTCATCTATCAACGGTCATTCACCACTTGCGCTTGCTACAGGGAAGAACAGTTCAGAAATGGTTGAAATATTATTGGAGTTCTCAGCGGACCTTGATGCTCCCGCATTCGATGGAAAACCCATCCCTTTCTTAGCTAGCTGGATGGGAAGTACTGATGCTCTCGAGATCCTGGTACGACATATAGACGTGGATCAAGTTTGGCGGAATGAGCGCTTGATTCACATGGCGTGCTTCAAGGGATGGAAAGGGGTCGTTGACAAGCTTATCGAGAAGCATGCAAACCTCAATGATCCTCCCAGAGATCTGCCAAAAGCTTCACCAGTGGCTCTGGCCGTTGAGTCGGGCCATAGTGATATTCTGAGGGCCCTTTTAGCTGCGGGTGCTGCAGTCGAGTGCCCTGTGAAGGGAATGAGCTCTCCCCTACACATCGCAGTGGCGGCTCAGAATTTACTAGGATGCGAGCTACTCCTTGATGCTGGGTGCCAAGTCAACGCGGAAGACAAGGATGGAAGCACGGCTCTTTCAATAGCAGCAGATCTAAACGATCTCGACATGGTCGAATGCCTTATCTCTCACGGAGCTGATCCAAGCAGACCGGATTATGAAACACCACTTCATATTGCGGTCGACTGGGGGAATTTTGACATGGTCGAAATTATTCTTTCGAGTCGGTTCTTTTCCGATATAGACGCGAAAGGTGAAAAAGGATTCACAGCTCTTGGTATCGCAGCGACAACTGGGAGATTGGACATCGTCAGTATGCTTCTTGATCACGGAGCAGATCCAAACATGCGGACTGGACCACATAACTCAGGCGCTCCACTACACATCGCAGCCAACAAAGGTCATCGAAGTATAGTGATAGAACTCCTGAAGCGAGGAGCAGATCCTTACCCGGAAACTACCAAAAAGTCAAGTGCCTTTCATGCTGCTTGTATAGGGGGCTGGTTGGACGTGATGGAAAccttcttggaggttgttgataatgTTGGCGAGTTGGTCAACTTCGAATGGGGCTGGGCTGGAACTCCTTTGAAAGCAGCTGCATCAGGTGGGAGACTGGATGCAGTGAAGCTACTTCTCAGTAAAGGCGCCGACCCAAACAAACAGCTGCAATCCAAGATTAATAAGGGCCAGACTATCATCCATGCCGCCGCTGGGGGAGGTAATACCCAGGTTTTGGAAGTCATACTCGGCGCAGTCGATGATTCGTCACTTGAGATACGTGATAGAGCTCAAAGGACACCGCTATGGTACGCTTGTGTGGAAGGACACGAGGATATGGTCAAATATCTACTTGAAAGAGGAGCGTCAACAgatgtcatctttgatgatggagaaaacATCATACCTACCATTGTGTCTGGTGGATCTGAGAGGAATCTGAAACTTGTATTGGAGAAGAATCCCGACCTCGACACCGACTGCATCTTAGCAGATGGCGAGACCCCATTATTCAAGGCGGTTTATTGTGGCCATGGCAAGATCGTGTCGATCCTCTTGGAACGTGGTGCAGATGTGAACAGTAGATCGAAATATGGAAACGTCCCAGTCTTTGGGGCGATCACTAATCGTCAGAATGAGACTTTACGGAttcttcttgagcatgaGTCTATCGATCTGACTCAGCGGGACTCCTTCGACCGGACTGCGCTTCAGATAGCACTGCAATCAGGGACGAGTTTGATGCCTGCCATGGTGTTAGGTGCTGCCAAAGACTCGGATGTAGAGACGATACTTACCGAGAACCGAGACATGTACGGGCTCAACGCTTATGACCTGACCAGGCCTGAAGCCAATAATCCAGCGCCATTCGATCGCTGTGTCGAAGGTGTACGTCAGGACGCCCAAAGACTATTGGATGATTTCGACCTACACGGAGTAAGATGGGAGCGCCTTGGCAAGTTCCTGCTCCAGCTTGGGTCGTACAGTTTCGCCCAAATTGCTCTTCAAAGAAGTGCTCGAGTTGTAGAGACAACCCCCTTAGTTTTGAAGCATGACAACTACTGTGATATGTGTCTTGACACAATTGCAGGTCCTCGCTACGTTTGTTGCACATGCTGCACAGTCGATCTCTGCGGAGTGTGCGCCAGACGGGACAAGAAACCGGGGAATCGGACTTGGACCTGTGATTATCACTCCTTTCTTGCTATCAACTTGCCCAAGATACAGGGCCCAGATGTAATGTTGAGGACTGAGGTTGACTTCCACGTACCATCACGGCTGTCTCCCATCGAGGAGGTAGAATCTGAAACTAGCCAAGGGTGGACAGAAGCAGATGGTAATGAATACTTTCGGGAGCCGCCATCTCTgctggatgatgaggatgccCAGGATGACGTCTCTTTATCCTCGGGCGACACTTCCAACAGCCATACAATGGCAATCGAACCTATCTCCACACAGTCGTCGACAGCGGTGACTAGCTACTCTTTCAACGACGGCGAACTCCTAGATAATGCGACTAACAAGAGCCGTGTGTTAGCAAAGGAAGAGTGGTCAGACAGAACTGAGGACGAGCTTCGAGAGTTTCTCGAAGCAGTTCTCAAAACTTTCACTACCTACCAGACGCCAAATGGAATATCCAAGTGGAACTTTTCGGCCGATGGGTGGACGTTGAGGTATAAAGATGATGCTCTGAAATACACATGGGTGGAGGGGGATGAGAATGCGAAGCTTATCCCGTCTGTACGAGAGTGGACGCCGCTTCAGCCGTTGACAGAGGCATACTATTACCTGTCAGGGCTTTCGTATCTCATGGCAGACGTACCACTGTACCTAGTTGCAACTGGCCTAGCGTTCCATGgatatgaagatgaagccttgaaaagaaggaagaggttgcAGCGGCTGCACCACAAGGTGATCTTTCCTGTGAGGCGTCATGGGGAAGTCGTAGTCTGA
- a CDS encoding 23S rRNA (-N6)-methyltransferase, which yields MGGKRKASQDLRGQSLPVDQTLTFEGPPEDAKSRDSHYAELYSKAPDFQQLALQDADFARLWNKHKTDFFNDPECVMQLTKSLLKLDFGLKLELPDDRLCPPVLNRHNYLLWLKELLDSTSYDKQDRKIVGLDIGTGASCIYPLMGCTERDWDFIATGNPFTTSLTRAQLIKADIDPKSLEYAYKNVTLNELGNRIKVMGRKPTDALIPLNDLNINNISFTMSNPPFYKSEEELLESARKKSRPPFTACTGAKVEMVTDGGEIAFVDRMLKESLVLQERVQWYTSMFGFLTSLIEFVDKLREHKIDNYAVTEFVQGSKTRRWAVAWSFGNMRPAQSAARGIKTAVSKNVLPEITEEKVVDIPLQEKIGDFADSFRSGLEKLDLITWEWDTERLEGIGRAAGRVWARAWRRRKQRGEIEDQEVVDVKCEFAFKVYVRVGKDAVEVHCRWLEGHDPVTFESFRGYLKKTARNIVKIQSTEDKA from the exons ATGGGCGGCAAACGCAAAGCCTCACAAGACCTTCGGGGCCAGTCGCTCCCTGTCGACCAAACGTTGACCTTTGAAGGCCCCCCAGAAGATGCAAAATCTCGAGACAGTCACTATGCCGAGCTATATTCCAAAGCGCCAGACTTTCAGCAGCTcgctcttcaagatgcagattTCGCACGATT GTGGAACAAACACAAAACTGATTTCTTCAATGATCCGGAATGTGTTATGCAATTGACGAAGtcacttctcaagctggaCTTTGGACTGAAGCTTGAACTTCCTGATGATCGACTATGCCCTCCT GTCCTCAACCGGCACAACTATCTATTGTGGCTAAAGGAACTTCTCGACAGCACTTCTTATGACAAACAGGATAGGAAAATCGTTGGGTTAGACATTGGTACTGGTGCAAGTTGCATATATCCTTTGATGGGCTGCACTGAACGTGATTGGGACTTTATCGCTACTGGTAATCCTTTCACCACCTCGTTGACCAGAGCGCAGCTAATCAAAGCAGACATCGACCCAAAAAGCCTCGAGTATGCTTACAAGAACGTGACACTGAACGAACTCGGGAACAGGATCAAAGTCATGGGGCGAAAGCCAACCGACGCTCTCATCCCGCTCAATGATCtaaacatcaacaacatttcTTTCACCATGTCAAATCCGCCTTTCTACAAATCCGAAGAAGAGTTACTAGAGAGTGCGAGAAAAAAGTCTCGCCCCCCTTTTACGGCATGCACAGGAgccaaggttgagatggtgacCGACGGCGGCGAAATCGCCTTTGTTGACCGCATGCTCAAAGAGTCGCTCGTCCTTCAAGAACGTGTACAGTGGTATACATCCATGTTCGGGTTTCTCACAAGTTTGATCGAGTTTGTAGACAAATTGAGAGAACACAAAATTGACAATTATGCTGTCACAGAGTTTGTTCAGGGCAGCaaaacaagaagatgggCTGTTGCATGGAGTTTCGGAAACATGAGGCCAGCCCAGTCAGCTGCACGCGGCATCAAGACAGCAGTTTCCAAAAACGTGCTTCCAGAGATcacagaagagaaagtcgTCGATATACCTCTCCAAGAGAAAATCGGCGACTTTGCGGATAGTTTTCGATCtggacttgagaagctggactTGATCACCTGGGAATGGGACACCGAGCGCCTGGAAGGGATTGGACGAGCAGCAGGTCGCGTCTGGGCGCGAGCTTGGCGccgaagaaaacaaagaggGGAGATTGAAGACCAAGAGGTGGTAGACGTAAAGTGCGAGTTTGCTTTCAAGGTTTACGTACGTGTTGGTAAGGATGCCGTGGAAGTCCACTGTCGATGGCTTGAAGGTCACGATCCTGTCACTTTCGAGAGTTTCAGGGGAtatctgaagaagacggCGCGAAATATCGTCAAGATTCAGAGCACCGAGGACAAAGCATAG
- a CDS encoding succinate-semialdehyde dehydrogenase (NADP+), translating to MAESYHKEVISGLKDKSLFIQDAFIDGKWVAKENKFDVFEPSTATVLGQVANCTLEDFQTAIKSADAAQTKYFDSTTGASRGALLRKWYDLVLSHQEDLAKILSLENGKTYAEALGEVIYSASFISWFAEEATRSYGVTIPSSSPHTTLMTIREPVGVCGIITPWNFPAAMITRKIAPALAAGCSVVIKPPSETPYSALAFTKLAIEAGLPPATIQVLPTRDRQAATELCTNPLVKKISFTGSTGVGKYLAKLATGTLKKVSLELGGNAPFIVFEDADLDLAAEGAMFCKFRCSGQTCVCAQPTLRPEECRQGVHCQACREGQRPEDGWWSRQVHHPGSPRQQICCRQGQGAHCRRHLQGSQDRHWRQHPRQPRIFPSAHRPHWRHTRNGRRQGRDIRSPCPCL from the exons ATGGCTGAGAGCTACCACAAGGAGGTCATTTCTGGC CTTAAGGACAAGAGCCTTTTCATCCAGGATGCTTTCATCGATGGAAAATGGGTcgccaaggagaacaagTTCGATGTTTTCG AGCCCTCCACTGCCACCgtccttggccaagttgcCAACTGTACGCTCGAAGATTTCCAGACTGCCATCAAGAGCGCCGATGCTGCCCAGACAAAGTACTTTGATAGCACAACTGGTGCCAGCCGTGGCGCCCTTCTGAGGAAGTGGTATGACCTGGTTCTCTCTCACCAGGAGGACC TCGCCAAGATCCTCTCTCTCGAGAACGGAAAGACATACGCCGAAGCACTGGGTGAGGTAATTTACTCTgccagcttcatctcctggttcgctgaagaagccacTCGATCTTATGGTGTCACCAtcccctcatcctctcctcacACCACCCTCATGACCATCCGCGAGCCCGTTGGTGTTTGCGGTATCATCACCCCCTGGAACTTCCCCGCCGCCATGATCACCCGCAAAATCGCTCCCGCTCTGGCTGCCGGATGCTCCGTCGTCATCAAGCCCCCCTCCGAGACTCCCTACTCCGCCCTTGCTTTCACCAAGCTCGCCATCGAGGCCGGCCTTCCTCCTGCCACTATCCAGGTTCTTCCCACTCGCGACCGTCAGGCTGCTACCGAATTGTGCACAAACCctctcgtcaagaagatctcttTCACTGGTTCCACTGGCGTTGGAAAGTACCTTGCCAAACTTGCTACTGGcaccttgaagaaggtcagCCTGGAGCTTGGTGGAAACGCCCCTTTCATTGTctttgaggatgctgatcttgacctcGCTGCCGAGGGCGCCATGTTCTGCAAGTTCCGATGCTCTGGTCAAACATGTGTCTG cgcCCAACCGACTCTACGTCCAGAAGAATGTCGCCAAGGAGTTCActgccaagcttgtcgagaaggtcaacgCCCTGAAGATGGGTGGTGGTCTCGACAAGTCCACCACCCAGGGTCCCCTCGTCAACAAATCTGctgtcgacaaggtcaaggagcaCATTGCCGACGCCACCTCCAAGGGAGCCAAGATCGCCACTGGCGGCAGCACCCCCGACAGCCCCGGATTTTTCCATCAGCCCACCGTCCTCACTGGCGTCACACAAGAAATGGCCGTCGCCAAGGACGAGACATTCGGTCCCCTTGCCCCTGTCTTTGA